In the Cerasicoccus sp. TK19100 genome, ATGCGTAAGAACGATGACGTCGTCCTGAGCGGCCTGTCGGCGACCAGCGCCAATGAGTTTTGCGAAGTCGCGCTGGGCGGGCTAATTACCATCCCTGCGGCTGTCGCGTTTATCGGTGTTGCAGGCTTGGCGGGCGCGGGCCTCGGCACGTTCGACCTTGGCTTTAAAGTGCTACCACTGGTCTTCTCGGAAATGCCCATTGGCAATGCCTTTGGCGCGCTTTGGTTCTTCCTGCTCTTCCTGGCGGCCATGACGAGCTCCATCTCCATGCTGCAGCCCGGCATCGCGTTTATTGAGGAAACCATGAAGGCCGACCGCAAACGGTCATGTGCGATCCTCGGCCTGATCACCGCGATTGGTTGTGGCTTTGTGGTATATTTCAGCGCGGGCATCAAGGCGTTGGACACGCTGGACTTCTGGGTCGGCACGTTCCTGATCTTTGTCTTGGCGACGATTCAGATCATCCTGTTCGGTTGGGTATTCGGCATTGATCGCGGTTTCAAAGAAGCCCATGAGGGCGCAGCGATCAAAATACCCGGCGTGTATCGCTTCATCATGAAGTATGTCAGCCCGCTGTTTTTAATCGTTATTTTCGTGTGCTTTGTGCTCACCAATGTATTCGGGATCAGCTTTACCGGTGGCGAAGCACATTTGAGCGGCTATGTAACGGATCTTATTGGCACAGAGGATTCCAAACCGAACGTCGTGGCCTGGCTAAGCGTTGGGCTGGTCGCGATCTTGTTCGCGTTCTTTGCGGTGTTGGTCTCCTCAGTGAAGCGCTACAAGAAACTTCACGAAAACTGGAAGGAGCAAGCATGACTGCGGGTGGATGGATTTTTATGAGCGTATCAGTCGGTGCCGTATGTGTGCTGTTTTCATGGTGCATGTGGAAAGTAATGACCACCCCTGGTGAGTCCGAACACATGCACGGCTTCAGCGCCGATGAGGAAACGCCGGACAAATAAGGCGCGTTTTTTACCTACGGATATCTCGGATGAACGCGGATTAGGCATTGTTAAGCACTTATGATTTCATCTGCGTCCATCTGCGCTATTCGTAGTTTAATATTTACGGTCGCCATCCTCACGCTGGCAGGCTGCGGCTCCACGCAAGAGCACCGCGCCAGACAGTATTCCACGGCATTTGGTAAGCTCGACGCCCCTGCCCAGGAACGCGCACTGAGCGGTGGCATTGCCATCGGGGATTCGCGGGAAGCGGTTTATATCGCCCTCGGCGTGCCACAGGGCCAGCGCAAAATCGATAACGTCGAGGTCTGGGAATACGTAGCGCGCCCGGTTCCCTCGGAGACCCCTTTTACCGACGGCTCCACTCAATATTACCTCACTCCCAACAGCGGCGCATGGTCACCCAAATGGGACGACAATTCCGGCTACCTCTACCTGGAATTTGAAGACGGCGTGCTCGATCTTTACGATTACCAGGAGAATGGCTACCCGCTGAAAATGCAGCCCAACGCGGTCATTAATTTGCCCGGCTAGCGTATTCAGTTTTTCTGAACACCGCCTCAGGCATCACTCATGGCCAATTAAACGCGGGCGTGTTATCCTTGGCGCATGAAAACGCGCATCGCCCGACTCCTCCGCTTCTTTCCACGGTCCAAGACATTCAACAGCCCGCAGTTGCCCTCGGGGCGGAAGTTGTTTATCAATGGACGCATCATTTCGTTATGAGCTTGGAAATCCATTTACTGCGCACGTTTTGTGTGGTCGCCGAGGAGGAAAACGTTTCGCGTGCGGCGGAGCGTCTATACCTGAGCCCGCCATCGGTCAGTGCGCATATTAAATCGCTGGAAGATGAGCTCGGCGTGCGGTTGTTTACCCGGAGTTCGCGCGGCATGGCGCTAACTGAGGCCGGCCGCTCGCTGTGGGAAGATGCGGAGAGCATTATTCAGCAGACCGCTCAACTGCGTCGTAAGGCTCAAAGTCTGAGCCAGGACATCAGTGGCACGCTGCGCATCGGTATCAACAACCCTCCGGAGACATTGTATCTGGACGAGATTTTCAACCGACTCGGGCAGGACTTCCCCACCCTGCGCTTTGATTGCTCCTTTGGCTCCAGCCAAATCATCCTCAACGGCCTGCGCAACGACGTGCATGAGGTCGGCTTTTTCGAGGGCAAAAACAGCAACCCCGACATCGCCTCCATCGAACTGGAAGAGCGTCAACTGGTCATGATCGCGCCCCTGGCCTGGGCGAACGACCTGCTGAATGCGCCGGTCGGCCAGCTTCAGGAGTATCCCTGGATTTTTGCCAGCGAGGGCTGTTCTTATTACAAGTTTGCCCACGAGTGGCAGCGGGCCCGCGGCCTGAAAATCGACGAGCGCATCCGCTCCGTGAACGACGATTGCTCCACGCTGAGTTTCGTTACTTCCGGCCTTGGCTTGAGCATCG is a window encoding:
- a CDS encoding LysR family transcriptional regulator, which encodes MSLEIHLLRTFCVVAEEENVSRAAERLYLSPPSVSAHIKSLEDELGVRLFTRSSRGMALTEAGRSLWEDAESIIQQTAQLRRKAQSLSQDISGTLRIGINNPPETLYLDEIFNRLGQDFPTLRFDCSFGSSQIILNGLRNDVHEVGFFEGKNSNPDIASIELEERQLVMIAPLAWANDLLNAPVGQLQEYPWIFASEGCSYYKFAHEWQRARGLKIDERIRSVNDDCSTLSFVTSGLGLSIVSKQILNASKYADTVCVLPQFSGSVCLSIGYLKHRQNDGVVQAALKTIQEIWRTKVSTVATTAS